From a region of the Sphingopyxis sp. YR583 genome:
- a CDS encoding pectate lyase family protein yields the protein MPKKLWITALFLAFSLSAGSALAADPAPLAFLGAVGPAGQTPGGRGGQILRVTTLAPDGPGSLKAAIETPGPRIVVFEVGGVIDMGRETIEIKHPYLTIAGQTAPGPGITLIRTGIDVKTHDVVMRHIRVYTGVDGQPKRSGWEADAFSTVGAHNIIVDHCTFLWAIDENMSASGPRFTGNSVAEWREGTSKNVTFSNNLAAEGLADASHPKGEHSKGSLIHDNATGIVFYRNVWAHNVERSPLIKGGAQALMINNLIYDPGHRAVHYNLMNLEWVGHPYVTGQITAIGNVMRGGNSTDEGLPFLMLGGDGDLDYYGKDNLAVDRHGQPLPEFGRYGETQAKLIRAKAPLAPIGGYRILPVRDVETSLLGSAGARPWARDAEEIRILFFIAEGRGGIIDDEKQVSAYPKVAPPVRAPFVEADWDIATMEPRSGTYPAQTAPMPQEHLSVRDIDSRGNVK from the coding sequence ATGCCCAAAAAGCTTTGGATAACCGCGCTTTTTCTGGCCTTTAGCCTGTCGGCTGGCTCGGCGCTGGCGGCCGATCCCGCCCCGCTCGCCTTCCTTGGCGCGGTCGGTCCGGCGGGGCAGACTCCGGGCGGACGCGGCGGACAGATATTGCGTGTGACGACGCTCGCGCCCGACGGGCCGGGGTCTCTGAAGGCGGCAATCGAAACGCCGGGGCCGCGCATCGTCGTGTTCGAAGTCGGCGGCGTGATCGATATGGGCCGCGAGACGATCGAAATCAAACATCCCTATCTGACGATCGCCGGGCAAACCGCGCCCGGACCCGGCATCACGCTGATCCGCACCGGCATCGACGTGAAAACCCACGACGTGGTGATGCGGCATATACGCGTCTATACGGGAGTCGACGGCCAGCCAAAGCGCAGCGGATGGGAGGCGGACGCCTTCTCAACCGTCGGAGCGCACAATATCATCGTCGATCATTGCACCTTCCTGTGGGCAATCGACGAAAATATGTCGGCATCGGGACCCCGCTTCACCGGCAACAGCGTCGCCGAATGGCGCGAGGGGACGAGCAAGAATGTCACCTTCTCGAACAATCTTGCCGCCGAAGGCCTCGCCGATGCGAGCCATCCGAAGGGCGAGCACAGCAAAGGATCGCTGATCCACGACAATGCCACCGGCATCGTCTTTTACCGCAACGTCTGGGCGCACAATGTCGAGCGGAGCCCGTTGATCAAGGGCGGAGCGCAGGCGCTGATGATCAACAATCTGATCTACGACCCCGGCCACCGCGCGGTGCATTATAATCTGATGAACCTCGAATGGGTCGGGCATCCCTATGTCACCGGACAGATTACCGCGATCGGCAACGTCATGCGCGGCGGCAATAGCACCGACGAGGGGCTGCCTTTCCTGATGCTGGGCGGGGACGGCGATCTCGATTATTATGGCAAGGACAATCTGGCCGTCGATCGCCACGGCCAGCCGCTGCCCGAATTCGGTCGCTATGGCGAAACGCAGGCCAAGCTGATCCGCGCGAAGGCGCCGCTCGCGCCGATCGGGGGCTATCGCATCCTGCCGGTTCGCGACGTCGAAACCTCGCTGCTGGGCTCCGCCGGTGCGCGGCCATGGGCGCGCGATGCCGAGGAGATTCGTATCCTCTTCTTCATCGCCGAAGGCCGTGGCGGCATCATCGACGACGAAAAACAGGTCAGCGCTTATCCGAAGGTCGCTCCGCCGGTGCGCGCGCCGTTCGTCGAGGCCGACTGGGATATCGCGACGATGGAACCAAGATCGGGGACTTATCCGGCGCAGACGGCCCCGATGCCGCAGGAGCATCTGTCGGTGCGCGATATCGATTCGCGCGGAAATGTGAAATGA
- a CDS encoding TonB-dependent receptor: protein MAIYATRSIRTLTRLACGASLAVIAVAPAYAQDTVAADETVAAEDEIIVTGFRASLGAALNVKRESVAAVDAIVAEDIAKFPDQNLAESLQRIPGITIQRDGGEGRGITVRGLGSQFTRVRVNGLETVATSTDGASANRDRAFDFNVFASELFSSIVVHKTASAELDEGSLGAVVDLNTGNPLGGKGGFTAALSAQGSYNDLSEKVGPRVAGLLSWANDAGTFGVAVSAAYSDQKTLELGNNSVRWAQARFDSVDGTPCWTAANSGGTYIPGAACDAVALAFHPRIPRYGEIAHDKKRLGITGSIQFAPSDATKISLDGLYSSFKHQRRERWAEVLLRSNERSINVSDYEIDGDNNMISATLDDAWVRTEHYLRKAKTEFWQVGATWDQDVSDTFRFTLLGGLSKSKASIPLETTIVFDDRDAQDYRYDYSDMERPLLTFGTSVTNPANFQLAEIRDRPSEVENKFRTVQLRTEWDISDDFTVKAGGVYRRFDFASIAFTRDTVVCGNGGVDRVLGTLACSPSSAFGPAAVYGFPVNSGLADLFTLGKAGQPSGTTTEWLVANLDATTAFTKLYDRVAAVDAGNNRAVREEVTGGYLQFDAKGELAGLRYALNAGVRYVHTDQTSSGLNSGAAVTVKRSYEDWLPSMNLALFPHEDIIIRAAVADVMTRPTLGNLTPGGSVDGFNYRINYGNPFLDPFRATSYDLAFEWYFAPQSIFSVALFKKDIASFPVATTASGTFASTGLPLSVIPPSSPGSINPEGQLWTITSIGNGEGAKLKGIEVSLQAPFKFLPGFLSNFGGIVNATYVDSDADYTVAGPSIVPGGANVSAVRNGTLFNLSKRAYNGTLYYDDGKFSARASVSYRSRYADANSGTGNVFEGYGSTINVDASVRYAITDNIEISVEGINLTDEYRYRFTDIDADRNYENNHFGRTFLFGARVKI from the coding sequence ATGGCAATATATGCAACGCGGAGCATTCGCACTTTGACCCGGCTGGCGTGCGGCGCATCGCTTGCCGTGATCGCGGTCGCGCCGGCCTATGCGCAGGACACCGTCGCTGCTGACGAAACTGTCGCAGCCGAAGATGAGATCATCGTCACCGGCTTCCGCGCCTCGTTGGGCGCCGCGCTCAACGTAAAACGCGAGTCGGTCGCAGCGGTCGATGCGATCGTCGCCGAAGATATCGCCAAATTCCCTGACCAGAATCTCGCCGAATCGCTTCAGCGTATCCCGGGTATCACGATCCAGCGCGACGGCGGCGAAGGCCGCGGTATCACGGTGCGGGGCCTTGGCTCACAATTTACCCGCGTTCGCGTCAATGGACTCGAAACCGTTGCGACCTCGACCGACGGCGCATCGGCGAACCGCGACCGCGCGTTCGACTTCAACGTCTTCGCTTCCGAGCTGTTCAGTTCGATCGTCGTCCACAAGACGGCTTCGGCCGAACTCGACGAAGGCTCGCTGGGCGCGGTGGTCGATCTCAACACCGGCAACCCGCTTGGCGGCAAAGGTGGCTTCACCGCCGCGCTGTCGGCTCAGGGCAGCTATAATGATCTGTCCGAGAAGGTCGGGCCGCGCGTTGCCGGCCTGCTGAGCTGGGCCAACGATGCCGGCACGTTTGGCGTGGCCGTATCGGCCGCCTATTCGGACCAGAAAACCCTCGAACTCGGCAACAACAGTGTGCGTTGGGCGCAGGCGCGTTTCGACTCGGTCGACGGGACGCCATGCTGGACCGCCGCCAATTCGGGCGGCACCTATATTCCCGGCGCAGCATGCGATGCGGTCGCGCTCGCCTTCCACCCGCGCATTCCGCGTTATGGCGAAATTGCGCATGACAAGAAACGCCTCGGCATCACCGGATCGATCCAGTTCGCCCCGTCCGATGCGACCAAAATCTCGCTCGACGGGCTCTATTCGAGCTTCAAGCATCAGCGCCGCGAGCGTTGGGCCGAGGTGCTGCTGCGCAGCAACGAACGCTCGATCAACGTCAGCGATTATGAAATCGACGGCGACAATAATATGATCTCGGCGACGCTCGACGACGCTTGGGTGCGCACCGAACATTATCTGCGCAAGGCAAAGACCGAATTCTGGCAGGTCGGCGCGACGTGGGATCAGGATGTCAGCGACACGTTCCGCTTCACCCTGCTCGGCGGCCTGTCGAAATCGAAGGCATCGATTCCGCTCGAAACGACCATCGTCTTCGACGATCGCGATGCGCAGGACTATCGCTATGATTATAGCGACATGGAACGCCCGTTGCTGACCTTTGGCACCAGCGTGACCAATCCGGCGAATTTCCAGCTCGCCGAAATCCGCGATCGCCCGTCGGAGGTCGAGAACAAGTTCCGCACCGTGCAACTGCGCACCGAATGGGACATCAGCGACGATTTCACGGTCAAGGCGGGCGGCGTCTACCGCCGCTTCGACTTTGCCAGCATCGCCTTCACGCGTGACACCGTCGTGTGCGGCAACGGCGGGGTCGACCGCGTCCTCGGCACGCTCGCCTGTTCGCCGTCGTCGGCCTTCGGTCCCGCCGCGGTATATGGTTTCCCGGTCAATTCGGGGCTCGCCGACCTGTTCACCCTCGGCAAGGCGGGGCAGCCGTCGGGCACGACGACCGAATGGCTGGTCGCCAATCTGGATGCGACGACGGCCTTCACCAAACTCTATGATCGTGTCGCCGCAGTGGACGCCGGCAACAACCGCGCCGTGCGCGAAGAGGTGACGGGCGGCTATCTGCAGTTCGACGCCAAGGGCGAGCTCGCCGGCCTGCGCTATGCGCTCAACGCCGGCGTGCGCTACGTCCACACCGATCAGACGTCGAGCGGGCTCAATAGCGGTGCGGCGGTGACGGTGAAGCGCAGCTATGAAGACTGGCTGCCTTCCATGAACCTCGCGCTGTTCCCGCACGAGGACATCATCATCCGCGCCGCGGTTGCCGATGTGATGACGCGTCCTACGCTCGGTAATCTGACGCCGGGCGGATCCGTCGACGGGTTCAACTATCGCATCAACTACGGCAACCCGTTCCTCGATCCGTTTCGCGCGACCTCCTATGATCTCGCGTTCGAATGGTATTTTGCACCGCAGTCGATCTTCTCGGTTGCGCTGTTCAAGAAGGACATCGCGAGCTTCCCGGTCGCAACGACCGCGAGCGGCACCTTCGCATCGACTGGCCTGCCGCTGTCGGTGATCCCGCCGAGCAGCCCGGGCTCGATCAATCCCGAAGGTCAGCTTTGGACGATCACCTCGATCGGCAATGGCGAGGGCGCGAAGCTCAAGGGTATCGAAGTCTCGCTGCAGGCGCCGTTCAAATTCCTGCCCGGGTTCCTGTCGAACTTCGGCGGCATCGTGAACGCGACGTACGTCGATTCGGACGCCGACTATACGGTCGCCGGCCCGTCGATCGTCCCGGGCGGCGCGAATGTGTCGGCGGTGCGCAACGGTACGCTCTTCAATCTGTCGAAACGCGCCTATAACGGCACGCTCTATTATGACGACGGCAAGTTCAGCGCGCGTGCCTCGGTCAGCTATCGCAGCCGCTATGCCGACGCCAATAGCGGTACCGGTAACGTGTTCGAAGGCTATGGTTCGACGATCAATGTCGATGCCTCGGTCCGCTATGCGATCACCGACAATATCGAAATCTCGGTCGAAGGCATCAACCTGACCGACGAGTATCGCTATCGCTTCACCGATATCGATGCCGATCGGAATTACGAGAATAACCACTTCGGCCGCACCTTCCTGTTCGGTGCGCGCGTCAAGATCTGA
- a CDS encoding family 43 glycosylhydrolase, with translation MLKLAGTGLLATGLSGLGAPAAFSMSAPASSGPAPAWAKGFDGQRKADLGDGRFLNPILAGDHPDPSILKDGADYYMTFSTFDSYPGLVIWHSRDLVNWRPIGPALTKNIGAVWAPELCKHKGRYYLYIPTKGPNTSWVIWADRIEGPWSEPIDLGLPDHIDPGHAVGEDGSRWLFLSGGDRVRLSDDGLSRIGEPEHIYDPWRYPADWVVEGFAPEGPKITRRGDYYYMITAVGGTAGPPTGHMVIAARSKSIHGPWENCPANPLVHTKSVAEKWWSRGHATLVEGPAGDWWSVYHGFENGYWTLGRQALLDPIEWTDDGWFRMKGGDLSQPIAKPKGGTVAGPHGMALSDDFTSLALGAKWNFFKPAADERSRARVEDGALVLTGRGKAPVDSSPLLLIAGDQAYRFECDIEIAPGCTAGLILFYDERLYCGLGFDGERFVTHQYGIERARPVNPHGARMRMRVTNDRHIVTYDTSGDGGKTWTRFDRGMEVSGYHHNVRGGFLMLRPGLYSAGEGEARFCNFTFRALD, from the coding sequence ATGCTCAAACTTGCCGGAACGGGCCTGCTCGCGACCGGCCTCTCGGGTCTTGGCGCGCCAGCGGCATTTTCCATGTCGGCACCCGCTTCTTCCGGCCCGGCGCCCGCTTGGGCGAAGGGCTTTGACGGGCAGCGAAAGGCCGATCTTGGCGACGGACGCTTTCTCAATCCGATCTTGGCCGGCGACCATCCCGACCCGTCGATCCTGAAGGACGGCGCCGACTATTATATGACCTTCTCGACCTTCGATTCCTATCCGGGGCTGGTCATCTGGCATTCGCGCGATCTCGTGAACTGGCGGCCAATCGGCCCCGCGCTGACGAAGAATATCGGGGCGGTCTGGGCGCCCGAACTGTGCAAGCACAAGGGCCGCTATTATCTCTACATCCCGACCAAGGGTCCCAACACGAGCTGGGTGATCTGGGCCGACCGGATCGAGGGGCCGTGGAGCGAGCCGATCGACTTAGGGCTGCCCGATCATATCGATCCCGGCCACGCGGTCGGCGAAGACGGGTCGCGCTGGCTGTTCCTGTCGGGCGGTGATCGCGTCCGCCTGTCCGACGATGGCCTGTCGCGCATCGGCGAGCCCGAGCATATCTACGACCCTTGGCGCTACCCCGCCGACTGGGTGGTCGAAGGCTTTGCGCCCGAAGGGCCGAAGATCACGCGGCGTGGCGACTATTATTACATGATCACCGCGGTTGGCGGCACTGCGGGTCCGCCGACCGGCCACATGGTGATCGCCGCGCGCTCGAAATCGATCCACGGGCCGTGGGAGAATTGCCCCGCAAACCCGCTCGTCCACACCAAATCGGTAGCGGAGAAATGGTGGTCGCGCGGCCATGCGACGCTCGTCGAGGGGCCGGCGGGCGATTGGTGGAGCGTCTATCACGGATTCGAGAATGGATATTGGACGCTCGGGCGACAGGCGTTGCTCGACCCGATCGAATGGACCGACGACGGCTGGTTCCGCATGAAGGGCGGCGACCTGTCGCAGCCGATCGCAAAGCCGAAGGGGGGCACGGTGGCTGGACCGCACGGCATGGCGCTGTCCGACGATTTCACCAGCCTCGCGCTTGGCGCGAAATGGAATTTCTTCAAGCCCGCGGCCGACGAACGCAGCCGCGCGCGCGTCGAAGACGGCGCGCTGGTGTTGACGGGACGCGGCAAGGCGCCGGTCGATTCATCGCCCCTGCTGCTGATCGCGGGCGATCAGGCCTATCGCTTCGAATGCGATATCGAAATCGCGCCCGGCTGCACCGCGGGGCTGATCCTTTTCTATGATGAGAGGCTCTATTGCGGGCTCGGCTTCGATGGCGAGCGTTTCGTGACCCACCAATATGGCATCGAACGCGCGCGGCCGGTCAATCCGCATGGGGCTCGCATGCGGATGCGCGTCACCAATGATCGCCACATCGTCACCTATGATACCAGCGGCGACGGCGGGAAGACGTGGACGCGTTTCGATCGCGGCATGGAGGTGTCGGGATACCACCATAATGTGCGCGGTGGGTTCCTGATGCTGCGCCCTGGCCTCTATTCGGCAGGGGAGGGCGAAGCGCGTTTTTGCAATTTCACCTTCCGTGCGCTCGACTAG
- a CDS encoding UxaA family hydrolase has translation MIDPIETRAVRVHDADNVVTAIADIAMGDRLFADADLRTAAAVGRGHKIALAPIAQGAAVIKYGFPIGIATADIAPGDHIHSHNLATALNGDGDYVYRVGAPEAAPAAAVSNSFRGYIRPDGRVGTRNEIWILPTVGCVGNLAARVARIAGERYAGRIDGVHAFKHPFGCSQLGDDLGHTRALLAALAQHPNAGGVLIVGLGCESNQLGALLDLIPAERHAHIRTLSAQTVEDDEAACLTLVDELVAGCADAQRSEVPLSELVLGVKCGGSDGLSGLTANPLVGRMADAVAAAGGKVVLTEIPEIFGAEQVLMDRAISREVFDETVRLVQDFKDYFIRNGEPVSENPSPGNIAGGITTLEEKSLGAVQKGGKVPVVDVRRYGGEATLAGLTLLEAPGNDAVSSTALTAAGATIILFTTGRGTPLGFPAPTLKIASNSALAQRKTGWIDFDAGAVLDGGFDSASDALLDLIAATASGAPTKAEANEERDIAIWKSGVTL, from the coding sequence ATGATCGACCCGATCGAAACCCGCGCGGTTCGCGTCCATGACGCCGACAATGTCGTGACTGCGATTGCCGACATCGCGATGGGTGATCGGCTGTTTGCCGACGCCGACCTGCGAACCGCGGCCGCCGTGGGGCGCGGACACAAAATTGCCCTCGCCCCGATCGCGCAAGGCGCGGCGGTGATCAAATATGGCTTTCCGATCGGCATCGCGACCGCAGACATCGCACCGGGCGACCATATCCACAGCCATAATCTGGCGACGGCGCTGAATGGCGACGGCGATTATGTTTATCGCGTGGGAGCACCAGAAGCGGCGCCAGCAGCCGCGGTCTCCAATAGCTTTCGCGGCTATATCCGTCCCGACGGCCGCGTCGGGACGCGCAACGAAATCTGGATCCTGCCGACGGTTGGCTGCGTCGGCAACCTCGCCGCGCGCGTCGCGCGGATCGCGGGCGAACGCTATGCGGGGCGCATCGACGGGGTGCATGCCTTCAAACACCCATTTGGCTGTTCGCAGCTCGGCGACGATCTGGGCCATACGCGTGCGCTACTTGCAGCACTGGCGCAGCACCCCAATGCGGGCGGCGTGCTGATCGTCGGGCTGGGGTGCGAGAGCAATCAGCTCGGCGCATTGCTCGACCTGATCCCGGCCGAGCGCCACGCCCATATCCGCACCCTGTCGGCGCAGACGGTCGAGGATGACGAGGCGGCGTGCTTGACGCTGGTCGACGAGCTGGTCGCAGGCTGCGCCGACGCGCAGCGTAGCGAAGTGCCGCTGTCAGAACTGGTCCTCGGAGTGAAATGCGGCGGATCCGACGGCCTGTCGGGGCTGACCGCCAACCCGCTCGTCGGACGCATGGCGGATGCGGTCGCGGCGGCGGGCGGCAAGGTGGTACTGACCGAGATTCCCGAGATTTTCGGTGCCGAACAGGTGCTGATGGACCGCGCGATATCGCGCGAAGTGTTCGACGAGACGGTCCGGCTGGTGCAGGATTTCAAGGATTATTTCATCCGCAACGGCGAACCCGTGAGCGAGAATCCGTCGCCCGGCAATATTGCGGGCGGGATCACGACGCTCGAGGAAAAATCGCTCGGCGCGGTGCAAAAGGGGGGCAAAGTGCCCGTCGTCGACGTGCGGCGTTACGGCGGCGAAGCAACGCTCGCCGGGCTGACCCTGCTCGAAGCGCCGGGCAATGACGCGGTGTCGTCGACCGCGCTGACCGCGGCGGGCGCGACGATCATCCTGTTCACCACCGGCCGCGGAACCCCGCTCGGCTTTCCGGCGCCAACGCTGAAGATCGCATCGAATAGCGCGCTGGCGCAGCGCAAGACGGGCTGGATCGACTTCGACGCTGGGGCGGTGCTCGATGGGGGCTTCGACAGCGCATCGGACGCCTTGCTCGACCTGATCGCCGCCACCGCGTCGGGCGCGCCGACCAAAGCCGAAGCGAATGAAGAGCGCGATATCGCGATCTGGAAGTCGGGTGTGACGCTCTAG
- a CDS encoding 2-keto-4-pentenoate hydratase — translation MRKMLATSDQKNVARALIDARAGKTPLTVYPGTMPETMAEAYAIQDSAIALDGRRVGGWKVGRIAPELVERYGRNRLTGPIFTDEIFDGSADPVMPVYVDGFAAAEAEVLLCFGDIGTRDYDIDSVRECIADVRTGIEIASSPFPEINRHGPAVTASDYGNNKGLILGPPIPDWQDVDLIGMPVEMAIDGETVGAATMENMLDGPFGSALFLIDILRARRIAIPPGTWVSAGAITGIHEVRPGQRAEALFDGKIRVSCSIKSY, via the coding sequence ATGAGAAAGATGCTGGCGACAAGCGATCAAAAGAATGTAGCGCGTGCATTAATCGACGCGCGTGCGGGAAAGACACCGCTTACCGTCTATCCTGGCACGATGCCGGAAACGATGGCCGAGGCTTATGCGATCCAGGATAGCGCGATCGCACTCGACGGGCGCCGCGTCGGCGGATGGAAGGTGGGACGAATCGCTCCCGAACTCGTTGAGCGTTACGGCCGCAACCGCCTGACCGGCCCGATCTTCACCGACGAGATTTTCGATGGCTCCGCCGATCCGGTGATGCCGGTCTATGTCGACGGGTTCGCTGCGGCGGAGGCCGAGGTGTTGCTCTGTTTCGGTGATATCGGGACACGCGACTATGACATCGACAGCGTGCGCGAGTGCATCGCCGACGTCCGAACCGGCATCGAGATCGCGAGCTCGCCTTTTCCCGAGATCAATCGCCACGGCCCCGCAGTCACCGCGTCGGACTATGGCAATAACAAGGGTCTGATCCTCGGTCCGCCGATCCCCGACTGGCAGGACGTTGACCTCATCGGCATGCCGGTTGAAATGGCGATCGATGGCGAAACCGTCGGTGCGGCGACGATGGAGAATATGCTCGACGGCCCCTTCGGCTCGGCGCTGTTCCTGATCGACATCCTGCGCGCGCGCCGTATCGCGATCCCGCCCGGCACCTGGGTGTCGGCGGGGGCAATTACCGGCATCCATGAAGTCCGGCCCGGCCAGCGCGCCGAAGCACTGTTCGACGGAAAAATCCGCGTCAGCTGCTCGATCAAAAGCTACTAA
- a CDS encoding MFS transporter: MAQAFAGGGTAAPVPKSGRCRWLIVAVLFAATTVNYIDRTMLGLLAPTLGTELGWSENDYGNIVTAFQAAYALGFLLMGWLIDRFGPKVGYAIAISIWTVGHVAHGFASSVVSFMMARVILGVGEAGHFPSVVRASSEWFPQKERSYAIGWVNSATTIGVILTAPTIWLFMVWMDFDWRQTFIYTGAFGVILLLLWLWLYSNPRESGKVSDAELAWIEHDPPEKIERLGWGAIVTKREAWAYATGKFLTDPVWFLMLFWLPKYFSTTYNVDLKVVLLPMIIMYLLSDVGSILGGWVSSKLIQTGHSVNFARKATMLGAGCCVLPLLFVSGLDNMWLAVVLIGIALAGHQAFSSTILSIPPDMFPKRAVGSVIGLGGFAGGVGGMIMAKSTGLVLDATGGNYTVIFAACTVVYFLAVLAIHLLSPRLAPVTVESKA; this comes from the coding sequence ATGGCACAGGCATTCGCAGGCGGAGGTACGGCGGCGCCAGTGCCGAAGTCGGGACGTTGCCGCTGGCTGATCGTCGCGGTGCTGTTTGCCGCGACCACGGTCAACTATATCGACCGCACCATGCTCGGTTTGCTCGCACCGACACTCGGAACCGAACTCGGGTGGAGCGAGAATGACTATGGCAACATCGTCACCGCTTTTCAGGCCGCCTATGCGCTTGGCTTCCTGCTCATGGGCTGGCTGATCGACCGTTTCGGGCCGAAGGTCGGTTACGCGATCGCGATCAGTATCTGGACCGTCGGCCATGTCGCGCACGGTTTCGCCTCGTCGGTGGTCTCTTTCATGATGGCGCGCGTCATCCTCGGCGTCGGCGAGGCGGGGCATTTTCCGTCGGTCGTGCGTGCGTCGAGCGAATGGTTTCCGCAAAAGGAACGCTCTTATGCGATCGGCTGGGTCAATAGCGCGACGACGATCGGCGTTATCCTGACCGCGCCGACAATCTGGCTGTTCATGGTCTGGATGGACTTCGACTGGCGCCAGACCTTCATCTACACCGGTGCTTTCGGTGTGATCCTGCTGCTGCTCTGGCTCTGGCTCTACAGCAATCCGCGCGAGAGCGGGAAGGTCAGCGATGCCGAACTTGCATGGATCGAGCATGACCCGCCCGAAAAGATCGAGCGTCTCGGCTGGGGCGCGATCGTCACCAAGCGCGAAGCCTGGGCCTATGCGACCGGCAAGTTTCTGACCGATCCGGTCTGGTTCCTGATGCTCTTCTGGCTGCCCAAATATTTCAGCACCACCTACAATGTCGATCTCAAGGTCGTGCTGCTGCCGATGATCATCATGTATCTGCTCTCCGACGTTGGCAGCATCCTTGGCGGCTGGGTGTCGTCGAAGCTGATCCAAACTGGGCACAGTGTCAATTTCGCGCGTAAGGCGACGATGCTCGGCGCGGGTTGCTGTGTCCTGCCTTTGCTGTTCGTTTCGGGACTCGACAATATGTGGCTCGCGGTCGTGCTGATCGGCATCGCGCTCGCGGGCCATCAGGCCTTTTCGTCGACGATCCTGTCGATCCCGCCCGATATGTTCCCCAAACGTGCGGTCGGTTCGGTGATCGGGCTCGGCGGTTTTGCGGGCGGCGTCGGCGGGATGATCATGGCGAAATCGACCGGGCTGGTGCTCGATGCGACGGGCGGCAATTACACGGTGATCTTCGCTGCCTGTACGGTCGTTTATTTCCTTGCCGTGCTGGCGATCCATCTTTTGAGCCCGCGCCTCGCGCCGGTCACCGTCGAAAGCAAAGCCTGA